A part of Cannabis sativa cultivar Pink pepper isolate KNU-18-1 chromosome 6, ASM2916894v1, whole genome shotgun sequence genomic DNA contains:
- the LOC115694711 gene encoding uncharacterized protein LOC115694711, which yields MSAIEKLWVQIFERKSWIIDQVKQQTSLYDKHLASKLLIDGITPPPWLGGTLDSTELNCEDLISGVLLSRPRPVIPFAFSHCSVYDEPIAKATNRELPNGSCTKVSVENRELDGLDHARRDRECDGFDYAECASVGVSTMDQCNTIVEDQRMEVEDGSVTSPQEQRDAGFLDVRSETAFSLAKIQRSKSRQKALEIRTGTKAAKSRLKNAINSGENIPIPSFQDDQPEQLNLVNPAVDNSNNICTVEGVKVGDSCSKEKESSGWQHNSLNAGSLSNVVGEDGIALEESIGPSIQQYNPPPESAHHIQSHFEDCIAAEGKVGELRRMTRSRSSAKQANYDSEKKSGPSNLAPQAQLTDQSQRAKSRQKALEIRTGTKAAKSRLKNAINSGENIPIPSFQDDQSEQLNLVKPAVDNSNNICTVESVKVGDSCSKEKESSGWQHNSLNAGSLSNVVGEDGIAIEESIGPSIKQSNPPQECANHIQSHYEDCIAAEAKVGELRRMTRSRSSAKQANYDSEKKSGSGNLAPQSQFTDQSQTVKSANISNASYGLKRKVARSLSQTMKSATDGCFRRVTRSRSSSQPHNTVYDLSLPMKSSNTRNFEDEYLSNTTDLVLSASKSSQQDKDRLISAQLFLPIGEDQELYAENSTECSDKENTRTFIITEGTPEVDSSQNLGLQVTHSKSAGLKEYLETESLKSSKELDPNKVSCDELEDSPISSTSKPADSATVMETATHIDEQQVCFVSNLIGASDVGVEDFPQHHVGSTKHVEPKQLNFDDVEPSSFDGVSALFVEKNEEERLLERSPLVLSESGGVLDKGVSLEEREAFSKERELRNCSSEAFVEEADTNIIALNEDAVSAVSETPQAEKDLATDNLQQSEKSSKEKYSLKEPLVTPSETESRTPGEIVSADRLKNISSVVHKLSTHADYTQVSIPVSFEIQEVCTDPCSVSKDDIMGNQAMSTENLEYSQCRTASEKFTHDATDGCLYQSTEKFEYTRCCTADSSERVAHDVTDVGLYQSTERQIATKSIVKASVGASLEGSTRNKRKRSGSLATLSTSPGANENAVSPLNRDTEGRNLFPEKHGLKDVVESRDLQSSLDDIQLEDNSKSQVEGMPQNEEDDMHENSKSSLKLLVEEDDCSLKHRDLSETKMVTFADEELEASHVSSVVRKSAGACDVGLYQSTERQAAVKSIEKASVGESLEGSTRNNRKRSGSLNALSTSPGAKENTVSPLSRDTEGKNLFPEEHGLKDVEESRDLQSSQDDIQLDIGKIQVYGMPQSEEDDMQERSKSSRKLLIQEDECSLKDRDSSAMKHPMFVSADEEPEASHVSACDALLMEEARRMEDPSSFIFDGISLCTLEEDKFSSHLEEKFQIRNAESLTYSDSLHLIDADETVPVLESFILQSDDEQPCIADQRISFDKLSLPNTSIERASILEELCRSTCLQTPVSCSSVSNKLLKFSNIYQSVPTGLLEGMDKPKDDYGCLSEAFSCAFEERSYSDCLPSSTSQFDWEIKKPCLSPVRKVWDRIISKSDSSEKRMSVVPELPSICEENENVDEVAYTYREDNVAKDLTSSVKRAPLADVIANIAASEAETNIDRSSLDSVNTEFSFNGTHKRTKQKVGNGKGIKRRYNNKENDSMSSLGTAGPKGKPGLFHNRFSKPKVSSTRTSSRRGGPSLTVTEPKPSNIVSNITSFIPLVQQKQAAAVATGKRDVKVKALGAAEAARRLAEKKEDERKAKKEAMKLERARLEQENLKQLEMQKKQKEMERKKKEADMAAKKRQREEEEKKERDRKRMRVEETKKQQRENERKLNAQKEEKDAKYRTVDDRGHETKESKDEKRNLHKKMEQQNGYENLQTLTETEHATTQASTSDARSSSELVTNLKMNNLDKPTGADNVEQSYDISPYKCSDDEDEEEDDDSPNKKFVPSWARKSSVALLVSSQDRIDPETIFPPDSFCSIAEALLRRKFQINIAGA from the exons ATGTCGGCGATTGAGAAGCTCTGGGTTCAGATTTTTGAGAGGAAGTCGTGGATAATCGACCAGGTCAAACAACAGACGAGTCTATACGATAAGCACCTCGCATCTAAACTCCTCATCGATGGAATAACACCTCCACCTTGGTTAGGAGGAACCTTAGATTCTACTG AGTTGAATTGTGAAGACCTCATTTCGGGGGTGCTTCTGTCACGTCCAAGGCCTGTAATCCCATTTGCATTTAGTCATTGTTCAGTGTATGATGAACCAATTGCTAAAGCTACAAATAGGGAACTACCAAATGGTTCGTGCACGAAAGTATCAGTTGAAAATAGAGAATTGGATGGTTTGGATCATGCTAGGCGTGATAGAGAATGTGATGGTTTTGATTATGCTGAATGTGCTTCAGTTGGTGTTTCTACAATGGATCAGTGTAATACAATTGTTGAAGATCAGAGAATGGAGGTTGAGGATGGTAGTGTTACATCTCCTCAAGAGCAGAGAGATGCAGGATTCTTAGATGTTAGATCAGAGACAGCTTTTTCATTGGCTAAGATTCAAAGATCCAAATCAAGGCAGAAGGCTCTTGAGATTCGCACTGGTACAAAAGCAGCTAAATCCCGCTTGAAGAATGCCATTAATTCGGGTGAAAATATTCCCATTCCTTCCTTTCAAGATGATCAGCCTGAACAATTGAACTTAGTAAACCCTGCTGTAGATAACAGTAACAACATTTGCACGGTGGAAGGTGTTAAAGTGGGTGATTCTTGTAGCAAGGAGAAAGAAAGCTCTGGTTGGCAACATAACTCTTTGAATGCGGGTAGTTTATCTAATGTTGTTGGGGAGGATGGAATTGCACTTGAAGAGTCTATTGGCCCCTCAATTCAGCAGTATAATCCACCTCCAGAGTCTGCTCATCATATTCAAAGTCACTTCGAAGATTGCATAGCAGCAGAAGGTAAGGTTGGAGAATTGAGGAGAATGACCCGGTCCAGAAGCTCTGCTAAACAAGCTAACTATGACAGTGAAAAGAAAAGTGGTCCAAGCAATCTAGCACCACAAGCCCAACTTACTGATCAGAGCCAAAGAGCAAAGTCAAGGCAGAAGGCTCTTGAGATTCGCACTGGTACAAAAGCAGCTAAATCCCGATTGAAGAATGCCATTAATTCGGGTGAAAACATTCCCATTCCTTCCTTTCAAGATGACCAGTCTGAACAATTGAACTTAGTAAAACCTGCTGTAGATAACAGTAACAACATTTGCACGGTAGAAAGTGTTAAAGTTGGTGATTCTTGTAGCAAGGAGAAAGAAAGCTCTGGTTGGCAACATAACTCTTTGAATGCAGGTAGTTTATCTAATGTTGTTGGGGAGGATGGAATTGCAATTGAAGAGTCTATTGGCCCCTCAATTAAGCAGTCTAATCCACCTCAGGAGTGTGCTAATCATATTCAAAGTCACTATGAAGATTGCATAGCAGCAGAAGCTAAGGTTGGAGAATTGAGGAGAATGACCAGGTCCAGAAGCTCTGCTAAACAAGCTAACTATGACAGTGAAAAGAAAAGTGGTTCAGGCAATCTAGCACCACAATCCCAATTTACTGATCAGAGCCAAACAGTGAAATCTGCTAATATTTCTAATGCAAGTTATGGTCTGAAAAGAAAAGTTGCCAGGTCTCTGAGCCAAACAATGAAATCAGCTACTGATGGTTGTTTTAGAAGGGTAACTCGATCTAGAAGCTCTTCTCAACCGCACAACACTGTCTATGATTTGTCATTGCCAATGAAGTCTTCAAATACACGGAACTTTGAAGACGAATATCTCTCTAATACTACGGACTTGGTACTTTCTGCTTCGAAGAGTTCTCAACAAGACAAAGACAGACTAATATCAGCTCAACTTTTCTTGCCAATTGGAGAGGATCAAGAGCTTTATGCAGAAAATTCAACAGAGTGTTCAGACAAGGAAAATACAAGAACTTTTATAATAACTGAAGGAACACCAGAAGTTGACAGCTCCCAAAATTTGGGTCTTCAAGTTACTCACTCCAAGTCTGCAGGATTGAAGGAATATCTGGAAACTGAATCTTTAAAAAGCTCAAAAGAACTTGACCCCAATAAGGTGTCATGTGATGAATTGGAAGACTCGCCTATTTCCAGCACCAGCAAGCCTGCTGATTCGGCAACTGTAATGGAAACTGCAACGCATATTGATGAGCAACAAGTCTGTTTTGTGTCAAACTTGATTGGTGCAAGCGATGTTGGTGTGGAAGATTTTCCCCAACATCATGTTGGTAGTACTAAGCATGTGGAGCCCAAGCAACTGAATTTTGACGATGTGGAACCATCCAGTTTCGATGGGGTTTCTGCTCTTTTTGTTGAGAAGAATGAGGAGGAGAGATTGTTAGAAAGAAGCCCTCTTGTCCTATCAGAATCTGGAGGTGTGTTAGATAAAGGAGTGTCCTTGGAGGAAAGGGAAGCCTTTAGCAAAGAAAGAGAGCTTAGGAATTGTTCTTCTGAAGCCTTTGTTGAGGAAGCTGATACAAACATTATTGCTCTGAATGAAGATGCTGTATCAGCAGTGAGTGAAACACCTCAAGCAGAGAAGGATTTGGCTACTGATAATTTGCAGCAAAGTGAAAAAAGTTCCAAAGAGAAATATTCTTTGAAAGAACCTTTAGTAACCCCAAGTGAGACAGAGAGCAGAACACCTGGTGAAATAGTTTCTGCAGATAGACTGAAGAATATCTCTTCAGTTGTTCATAAACTATCAACACATGCTGATTACACTCAGGTATCCATACCTGTCTCCTTTGAAATTCAGGAAGTGTGTACAGATCCTTGTTCTGTTTCCAAGGATGATATTATGGGTAATCAAGCAATGTCAACTGAGAATTTAGAATATTCTCAGTGTCGTACTGCCTCAGAGAAATTTACTCATGATGCCACTGATGGTTGTCTCTACCAATCAACTGAGAAGTTTGAATATACTCGGTGTTGTACTGCAGACTCTTCAGAGAGAGTTGCTCATGATGTCACTGATGTTGGTCTCTATCAATCAACTGAACGGCAGATTGCAACAAAGTCCATTGTGAAAGCCAGTGTGGGTGCATCTCTTGAGGGTTCGACTCGGAATAAACGAAAAAGGAGTGGTTCTCTGGCTACTTTGTCTACTTCACCAGGTGCTAATGAAAATGCAGTTTCTCCTCTCAACAGGGATACTGAAGGGAGAAACTTGTTTCCTGAAAAGCATGGTCTGAAAGATGTTGTAGAATCCCGAGACCTTCAAAGTTCTCTAGATGATATTCAATTAGAAGATAACAGTAAGAGTCAAGTTGAAGGGATGCCTCAAAATGAGGAGGATGACATGCATGAAAACTCTAAATCTTCACTAAAGCTTCTAGTTGAAGAg GATGATTGTAGCTTGAAACATAGGGATTTAAGTGAAACGAAAATGGTCACTTTTGCTGATGAGGAATTGGAAGCATCCCATGTTTCAAGTGTGGTCAGAAAGTCTGCTGGAGCTTGTGATGTGGGTCTCTATCAATCAACTGAACGGCAGGCTGCTGTAAAATCCATTGAGAAAGCCAGTGTAGGTGAATCTCTTGAGGGTTCAACTAGGAACAATCGAAAAAGAAGTGGCTCTCTGAATGCTTTGTCTACTTCACCTGGTGCTAAAGAAAATACAGTTTCTCCTCTCAGTAGGGACACTGAAGGTAAAAACTTGTTTCCTGAAGAGCATGGTCTGAAAGATGTCGAAGAATCCCGAGACCTTCAAAGCTCTCAAGACGATATTCAATTAGATATTGGTAAGATTCAAGTTTATGGGATGCCTCAAAGTGAGGAGGATGACATGCAAGAAAGGTCTAAATCTTCACGGAAGCTTCTAATTCAAGAG GATGAATGTAGTTTGAAGGATAGGGATTCGAGTGCAATGAAGCATCCCATGTTTGTATCTGCTGACGAGGAACCAGAAGCATCCCATGTCTCAGCTTGTGATGCTCTTCTTATGGAGGAAGCAAGAAGAATGGAAGATCCAAGTAGTTTTATCTTTGATGGAATCTCATTATGCACTTTAGAAGAGGACAAATTTTCTTCTCACCTTGAAGAAAAATTCCAAATCCGGAATGCTGAATCTTTGACTTATAGTGATTCGTTGCACTTGATTGATGCTGATGAGACCGTGCCGGTGCTCGAGAGTTTCATTTTGCAATCAGATGATGAACAACCATGCATTGCTGATCAGAGGATCAGCTTTGACAAGCTCAGTCTTCCGAACACTTCAATTGAACGTGCTAGCATTCTAGAGGAGCTTTGCAGATCTACTTGCTTACAAACTCCAGTATCCTGTTCTTCAGTTTCGAATAAATTgctcaaattttcaaatatatacCAGTCTGTTCCAACTGGGCTTCTAGAGGGCATGGATAAGCCGAAAGATGATTACGGTTGTTTGAGTGAGGCCTTTAGTTGTGCTTTTGAAGAAAGATCATATTCAGATTGTCTTCCCAGTTCAACTAGTCAGTTTGATTGGGAGATAAAGAAACCTTGTTTGTCTCCAGTTCGAAAAGTCTGGGACAGAATCATATCGAAATCAGACAGCTCTGAGAAGCGAATGAGCGTAGTTCCTGAGCTTCCATCCATTTGTGAAGAAAATGAGAATGTAGATGAAGTAGCTTATACTTACCGAGAAGACAATGTTGCTAAGGACCTGACTAGCTCAGTAAAAAGAGCACCACTTGCTGATGTAATCGCAAACATTGCTGCATCGGAAGCTGAAACAAATATTGATAGAAGTAGTTTAGATTCAGTTAACACAGAATTCAGCTTCAATGGAACTCACAAGAGGACCAAACAGAAAGTTGGAAATGGAAAAGGCATTAAGAGAAGATACAATAACAAAGAGAATGATAGCATGTCATCACTAGGAACAGCTGGTCCTAAGGGAAAACCGGGATTATTTCATAATCGATTTAGTAAGCCAAAAGTATCATCAACAAGAACTAGTTCGAGGAGAGGAGGTCCAAGTTTGACAGTGACAGAGCCTAAGCCTAGCAATATCGTATCGAATATTACTTCATTTATTCCACTTGTTCAACAAAAACAAGCAGCTGCAGTTGCAACAG GAAAAAGAGATGTCAAAGTAAAGGCCTTGGGGGCTGCTGAGGCTGCAAGGCGTCTTGCAGAGAAAAAAGAGGACGAACGCAAAGCTAAAAAGGAAGCCATGAAGCTTGAGCGAGCAAGACTCGAGCAAGAGAATCTAAAGCAATTGGAGATGCAGAAGAAACAGAAAGAAATGGAGAGGAAGAAAAAAGAGGCTGATATGGCAGCGAAGAAAAGGCAAAGggaagaggaagagaagaaagaaagagatagGAAACGAATGCGTGTTGAGGAAACAAAAAAGCAACAGAGAGAAAATGAGCGAAAGTTGAATGcacaaaaagaagagaaagatgcCAAATACCGAACCGTG GatgatagaggacatgagactAAGGAATCTAAAGATGAAAAAAGGAATCTTCATAAGAAGATGGAACAGCAAAATGGATATGAGAATCTCCAGACACTTACAGAAACTGAACATGCTACTACACAAGCATCAACAAGTGATGCTAGGTCTTCAAGTGAACTTGTGACAAATCTGAAG ATGAACAATTTAGACAAACCCACAGGAGCTGACAATGTAGAACAGTCATATGATATTTCTCCATACAAATGTtcagatgatgaagatgaagaagaagacgatGACTCACCGAATAAAAAATTCGTTCCTTCATGGGCTCG TAAATCTAGTGTGGCTCTCCTTGTTTCTTCACAAGATAGAATAGACCCAGAGACCATATTCCCACCAGATAGCTTTTGCAGCATAGCAGAAG CTCTTCTGCGTCGAAAGTTTCAGATTAACATAGCTGGGGCTTGA
- the LOC115724519 gene encoding pentatricopeptide repeat-containing protein At5g27460 has translation MAIRLFVADIRSFMLQLDVKNCLRRSICSYNSSLMADESSNEFIPRTKSDFKGKILRLKYPFGCAATVLENWVDHGYKVSFHELRRLSTQLLKLKRHNHALQIMNWMETQNGFLMSPTDHAMKMELIINIKGLVEAEEYYRSKISGTASRKAASFSLLRGYVKERDTEKAEAFMSELNGSGLVVNSHPYNEMMKLYMATSQFGKVLRVIQEMKHNRIPLNVLSYNLWMNACGEISGVSSVEMVYKEMIRDDGVEIGWSSLSTLANVYMKAGHFEKASLALRKAEDKLSSFNPLGYNFLITQYASLNNKNEVLRVWNARKALSERINCADYMCLMLCLVKLGEIKEAERVFMEWESNRRKFDIRVSNILLGAYVRNGLMDKAESFHLQTLEKGGCPNYKTWEILMEGWVKTEKMEKALDAMKKAFSLM, from the exons ATGGCGATTCGCTTATTTGTTGCTGATATCAGAAG CTTCATGCTTCAACTGGATGTGAAAAATTGTCTTAGGAGATCAATATGTTCTTACAATAGTTCACTAATGGCAGATGAGTCCTCCAATGAATTCATACCGAGAACCAAAAGCGATTTCAAGGGCAAGATTTTGAGGCTCAAGTACCCTTTTGGTTGTGCAGCCACTGTGCTTGAGAACTGGGTTGATCATGGCTATAAGGTTTCCTTTCATGAACTTCGTCGCTTATCCACCCAACTCTTGAAGCTGAAACGCCACAACCACGCTCTCCAG ATAATGAACTGGATGGAAACTCAAAACGGGTTCTTAATGTCACCAACAGATCATGCCATGAAGATGGAGTTAATCATCAACATCAAGGGTCTAGTGGAAGCTGAAGAATATTACAGAAGCAAAATCTCAGGCACTGCATCGCGTAAAGCTGCTAGCTTTTCTCTTCTCCGGGGTTATGTTAAGGAAAGGGACACTGAGAAAGCTGAGGCTTTCATGTCAGAGTTGAATGGCTCTGGACTGGTTGTGAACTCTCATCCGTACAATGAGATGATGAAGCTGTACATGGCAACCTCTCAATTCGGAAAAGTACTTCGTGTTATACAGGAAATGAAGCATAACAGAATACCCTTGAATGTTTTGTCCTACAACCTTTGGATGAATGCCTGTGGTGAGATATCTGGGGTCTCTTCTGTTGAGATGGTTTACAAAGAAATGATTCGAGATGATGGTGTTGAGATTGGATGGAGTAGTCTTTCAACTTTAGCTAATGTTTATATGAAAGCAGGGCATTTTGAAAAAGCTAGTTTGGCTCTTAGAAAGGCTGAGGATAAACTGTCAAGCTTTAATCCTCTTGGTTATAACTTTCTCATAACACAGTATGCCTCGTTGAACAACAAGAATGAAGTTCTTCGGGTTTGGAATGCTCGTAAAGCATTAAGTGAAAGAATCAATTGTGCAGATTACATGTGCCTAATGCTGTGCTTGGTAAAGCTAGGTGAGATCAAAGAAGCTGAGAGAGTTTTCATGGAGTGGGAATCCAACCGTCGTAAGTTTGATATTCGGGTTTCAAATATCCTTCTAGGTGCTTATGTTAGGAATGGGTTGATGGACAAAGCTGAATCATTTCATCTCCAAACATTGGAGAAAGGGGGATGCCCAAATTATAAAACTTGGGAGATCCTCATGGAAGGGTGGGTGAAAACCGAAAAGATGGAGAAAGCCCTTGATGCAATGAAGAAAGCATTCTCTTTGATGTGA
- the LOC115694765 gene encoding proteinaceous RNase P 1, chloroplastic/mitochondrial, whose amino-acid sequence MLSNGSFLLPSLARTSSPLLSFFVKIPLPLIYRQNHSHCRSFERILVENIYHKRFSMGKSNRFCTMASAPVSNRATKKARRESPEGLLKHKFDMCSKHGDVAEALRLYDEARINGVQLNLHHYNVLLYLCSSVELSSGEMVSSDLVLKRGFEVFEQMVMDKVAPNEATITSAARLAAAAEDPERAFELVKQMKSFGIPPKLRSYGPALFGFCKKGEAERAYDVDSHMAESGVLPEESELSALLKLSSDSKKGDKVYEMLHRLRTTIRQVSESTAEVIEDWFVSEEAGKVGIVDWDVNNVKEGVRSGGGGWHGQGWLGIGNWRVVRTRMNEDGVCQSCNEKLVCIDIDPRETENFAASLTSLACGREVKADFLRFQEWLKRHGPFDAVIDAANVGLINQHTFNFFQLKSVVHQLQQISPSKKLPLIILHTSRVNGGPAQDPRNKKLIEMWKKAGALYATPSGSNDDWYWLYAAVSCNCLLVTNDEMRDHLFQLLGTSFFPRWKEKHQARLSVSSRGPQLHMPPPYSNVIQESEDGRWHVPTITGDDLETPRQWLCATRARNTD is encoded by the exons ATGTTGTCCAATGGTAGTTTCCTTCTGCCATCTCTGGCAAGAACATCATCACCTCTTTTATCATTCTTTGTCAAAATTCCTCTTCCATTGATATACCGACAGAATCACAGCCATTGCCGATCATTTGAGAGAATTCTAGTTGAAAACATTTATCACAAACGGTTTTCAATGGGGAAAAGTAATAGGTTTTGTACTATGGCTTCCGCTCCTGTTTCGAACAGAGCGACAAAGAAGGCGCGGCGAGAATCGCCTGAGGGTTTGCTTAAGCACAAATTTGATATGTGTTCTAAGCATGGTGATGTAGCTGAAGCACTTAGGCTTTATGATGAAGCTCGAATTAATGGTGTCCAATTGAATTTGCATCATTACAATGTGTTACTCTATTTGTGTTCTTCTGTTGAATTGAGTAGTGGAGAAATGGTTTCATCTGATTTAGTTTTGAAAAGGGGTTTTGAGGTTTTTGAGCAAATGGTTATGGATAAGGTTGCGCCGAATGAGGCTACGATTACCAGTGCAGCTAGACTTGCTGCTGCAGCAGAAGACCCAGAAAGGGCTTTTGAGTTGGTTAAACAGATGAAAAGTTTTGGTATTCCACCCAAGTTAAGGTCTTATGGACCAGCATTGTTCGGGTTTTGTAAGAAAGGAGAGGCCGAGAGAGCTTATGATGTTGATTCTCACATGGCTGAATCTGGGGTTCTTCCTGAAGAGAGTGAGCTTTCTGCTTTGCTTAAGCTTAGTTCGGATTCGAAGAAGGGAGACAAAGTTTATGAGATGTTACATAGGTTGAGGACTACAATAAGGCAGGTTTCGGAGTCAACTGCTGAAGTTATTGAAGATTGGTTTGTGTCTGAAGAGGCTGGGAAAGTGGGGATTGTGGATTGGGATGTGAATAATGTGAAGGAAGGAGTTAGGAGTGGCGGTGGAGGATGGCACGGTCAAGGGTGGCTCGGGATTGGGAATTGGAGAGTGGTGAGGACTCGAATGAATGAAGATGGTGTTTGTCAATCTTGTAATGAAAAGCTTGTTTGTATTGATATTGATCCCAGAGAGACTGAAAATTTTGCAGCATCACTTACTAGCTTGGCTTGTGGAAGAGAAGTTAAAGCAGATTTTCTTCGGTTTCAG GAGTGGCTCAAGCGTCATGGTCCATTCGATGCTGTTATAGATGCTGCAAACGTTGGTCTTATAAATCAACACACTTTCAATTTTTTCCAG CTTAAATCTGTTGTTCATCAATTACAACAAATTAGTCCATCAAAGAAATTGCCACTAATTATATTACACACAAGTCGTGTAAATGGGGGTCCTGCTCAGGATCCAAGGAACAAGAAATTGATAGAAATGTGGAAGAAGGCCGGTGCACTTTATGCTACTCCTTCCGGCTCAAATGATGATTG GTACTGGTTATACGCTGCTGTTAGTTGCAACTGTTTACTGGTAACAAATGATGAAATGAGAGACCATTTATTCCAATTGTTAGGGACTAGCTTTTTCCCAAGATGGAAGGAAAAACATCAG GCTCGGTTATCAGTATCGTCTAGGGGACCTCAGCTTCACATGCCACCACCTTATTCAAATGTAATTCAG GAATCCGAGGATGGTCGGTGGCATGTGCCAACGATCACAGGTGATGATCTCGAAACCCCGAGACAGTGGTTGTGTGCTACTAGAGCCAGAAATACAGATTAG
- the LOC115724535 gene encoding nicotinamide/nicotinic acid mononucleotide adenylyltransferase isoform X1 → MSHLNEDFLDIQLPLTKLGLHLIDNDPKGKTYVVLVATGSFNPPTYMHLRLFELARDALNSEGFCVIGGYMSPVNDAYNKRGLISAEHRIQLCELACKSSDFVMVDSWEAIQSSYQRTLTVLSRVKSGFSMLQLNPKESLKVMIVCGSDLLQSFATPGVWIPEQVRAICSEYGVVCIRREGQDVEKIISDNQILKENRGNIKIVDEVIPNQISSSRLRDCISRGLSIKYLTEDKVIDYIKKNNLYINSSS, encoded by the exons ATGTCTCATTTGAATGAAG ATTTTTTGGATATTCAGTTACCACTTACCAAATTAGGTCTGCATTTGATTGATAATGATCCAAA GGGCAAGACATATGTGGTTCTTGTTGCAACTGGAAGTTTCAATCCTCCTACATATATGCATTTACGCCTCTTTG AACTAGCAAGAGATGCACTGAATTCGGAAGGATTTTGTGTTATTGGAGGTTACATGTCACCTGTTAATGATGCATACAACAAAAGG GGCCTTATATCTGCAGAGCATCGAATACAGTTGTGTGAACTCGCCTGCAAAAGTTCTGACTTTGTCATGGTAGATTCATGGGAG GCAATACAAAGTTCCTATCAACGAACATTAACCGTTTTATCTAGAGTCAAAAGTGGGTTCTCTATGTTGCAGTTGAATCCCAAAG AATCCCTCAAGGTCATGATTGTTTGCGGTTCTGATCTACTCCAATCTTTTGCCACTCCCGGGGTTTGGATACCCGAGCAG GTTCGGGCCATATGTAGCGAGTACGGTGTGGTTTGCATTCGTAGAGAGGGACAAGATGTTGAGAAAATTATCTCAGATAATCAAATTTTGAAGGAGAACAGA GGGAACATAAAAATTGTGGATGAAGTTATACCAAACCAAATAAGTTCATCAAGACTAAG GGATTGTATTTCAAGAggtttgtcaattaaatatttaactgaAGATAAAGTGATTGAttacataaagaaaaataatcttTACATCAACTCATCTTCCTAA
- the LOC115724535 gene encoding nicotinamide/nicotinic acid mononucleotide adenylyltransferase isoform X2 yields the protein MIQKLARDALNSEGFCVIGGYMSPVNDAYNKRGLISAEHRIQLCELACKSSDFVMVDSWEAIQSSYQRTLTVLSRVKSGFSMLQLNPKESLKVMIVCGSDLLQSFATPGVWIPEQVRAICSEYGVVCIRREGQDVEKIISDNQILKENRGNIKIVDEVIPNQISSSRLRDCISRGLSIKYLTEDKVIDYIKKNNLYINSSS from the exons ATGATCCAAA AACTAGCAAGAGATGCACTGAATTCGGAAGGATTTTGTGTTATTGGAGGTTACATGTCACCTGTTAATGATGCATACAACAAAAGG GGCCTTATATCTGCAGAGCATCGAATACAGTTGTGTGAACTCGCCTGCAAAAGTTCTGACTTTGTCATGGTAGATTCATGGGAG GCAATACAAAGTTCCTATCAACGAACATTAACCGTTTTATCTAGAGTCAAAAGTGGGTTCTCTATGTTGCAGTTGAATCCCAAAG AATCCCTCAAGGTCATGATTGTTTGCGGTTCTGATCTACTCCAATCTTTTGCCACTCCCGGGGTTTGGATACCCGAGCAG GTTCGGGCCATATGTAGCGAGTACGGTGTGGTTTGCATTCGTAGAGAGGGACAAGATGTTGAGAAAATTATCTCAGATAATCAAATTTTGAAGGAGAACAGA GGGAACATAAAAATTGTGGATGAAGTTATACCAAACCAAATAAGTTCATCAAGACTAAG GGATTGTATTTCAAGAggtttgtcaattaaatatttaactgaAGATAAAGTGATTGAttacataaagaaaaataatcttTACATCAACTCATCTTCCTAA